The genomic stretch ATCATTGATGGCCAGACATGAATTGAATAAATTTCCTTTCCCGAAAAAGTTTCATCATAATTGGACAGGGTAGTGGTGACTTGTAAATATGGGTAGCCATTTTAGTTGGCATGCCAAGTTATGCTTCACGACCGCAGACTATTATAAAAATTGTGGAAAGGCACAAAACTCAGGGAAAAGGAACCGTGAGGTGGTAAAGGAGGTAGGTTCTTACAGTATTGCCTGCTTTTGGAGCATTGAAGCCTTGCCCAGATGATTGTTGTTCATTTTTCACTTGTTCATCTTGTCCCTGTGAATTTCCTCCAGTCTTCTTCTCATCTCTAGCTTTGTTAAATATTACAGTAAATC from Setaria italica strain Yugu1 chromosome II, Setaria_italica_v2.0, whole genome shotgun sequence encodes the following:
- the LOC101766159 gene encoding RPM1-interacting protein 4; this translates as MAAEKGSPLPKFGEWDVNDPASAEGFTVIFNKARDEKKTGGNSQGQDEQVKNEQQSSGQGFNAPKAGNTKKWLCCFQPSAAES